A genome region from Natranaeroarchaeum sulfidigenes includes the following:
- a CDS encoding acetamidase/formamidase family protein translates to MDEDDRATDHRITPEEDGVHHSWDNDISPVCTIEPGDIVEFSCRDATNGQIDADSTVADLAGLDIEQVHALTGPVAIEGATPGDVLAVEILDVSHQGWGYTLVLPGEFEHGLLAEEFPEPTLHIWDLHDGVARFNDGIEVPISPFPGILGVAPAESGSFETFPPRPTGGNIDIKHLTPGSTAYLPVEVEDALFSIGDCHAAQGDGEVCGTGIEAPMSVTCRFDVETGRSIDAPQFETDGPFTPSGRDERMFGTTGVGDDLYTASADAVRAMVEHLHEERGLAREQAYVLCSAAVDLKINQIVNAPNWTVSAYLPERVFREE, encoded by the coding sequence ATGGACGAGGACGACAGGGCTACCGATCATCGTATCACACCCGAGGAAGACGGCGTTCATCATTCGTGGGACAACGATATTTCGCCTGTTTGTACGATCGAACCCGGTGACATCGTCGAGTTTTCGTGTCGTGATGCGACGAACGGACAGATCGACGCCGACTCGACTGTCGCCGACCTCGCTGGGCTGGATATCGAACAGGTCCACGCCCTGACCGGTCCGGTGGCTATCGAGGGGGCTACCCCCGGTGACGTGCTGGCCGTCGAGATCCTCGACGTCTCTCATCAGGGCTGGGGATACACTCTCGTTCTGCCGGGGGAGTTCGAACACGGTTTGCTGGCCGAGGAGTTCCCCGAACCGACGCTCCATATCTGGGACCTCCACGATGGCGTCGCTCGGTTCAATGACGGTATCGAGGTACCGATCAGTCCGTTTCCGGGGATCCTTGGCGTCGCACCGGCCGAGTCGGGATCGTTCGAGACGTTTCCCCCTCGTCCAACGGGCGGCAATATCGACATCAAACACCTCACTCCGGGGTCGACCGCGTACCTCCCTGTCGAAGTCGAGGACGCCTTGTTCAGCATCGGAGACTGTCACGCCGCACAGGGCGATGGCGAGGTCTGTGGGACTGGCATTGAAGCACCGATGTCGGTTACCTGTCGATTCGACGTCGAGACCGGGCGATCGATCGACGCGCCACAGTTTGAGACCGACGGGCCGTTTACGCCGAGTGGGCGTGACGAACGGATGTTCGGGACTACAGGTGTCGGCGACGACCTGTACACCGCGAGTGCAGACGCGGTTCGCGCGATGGTGGAGCATCTTCACGAAGAGCGGGGCCTCGCGCGCGAGCAGGCGTACGTACTCTGCTCTGCAGCCGTCGACCTGAAGATCAACCAGATCGTTAATGCACCGAACTGGACGGTCTCGGCGTACCTCCCGGAGCGAGTGTTCCGGGAAGAATGA
- a CDS encoding helix-turn-helix domain-containing protein has product MTDTPQNASFDDAALPADLARRVFFASPVGLTVIERSGEVVFANDRATQILNTTREELVGRTYHSPKWDIYQGGVPVSSDNHPVTRVFETGEPEYGYEQRIKPPDGSQRWLTHNATPLLEDGAVEYVVVAFEDITELKRREERLSSQHMQRVEFRADRSAVPRSLRVEHGEHRFEVESVVSLPDGATVQYMGTSDLPASDFVTAVEEVPHYVDVRLLSTIDDYSRIEARAESATVAEVFQSLGGRPLDIVVMKDEVRFSGVLPGDVDYRLAADGIAEFHPDIELVSEELVYSPHLLYDIVESALTDRQLATLDAAYFSGYFDSPRTSTGGELAERFGVTRQTFNQHLRKAQQVVFRHLFEKSAIDDTD; this is encoded by the coding sequence ATGACTGACACGCCACAGAACGCGTCTTTCGATGACGCCGCGCTCCCTGCTGATCTCGCTCGCCGGGTGTTCTTCGCGAGCCCGGTCGGCCTCACAGTGATCGAACGGAGCGGCGAAGTCGTGTTCGCAAACGACCGCGCAACGCAGATACTCAACACCACACGGGAGGAACTGGTCGGTCGGACCTATCATTCCCCGAAGTGGGACATATATCAGGGTGGTGTCCCCGTTTCGTCCGACAACCACCCAGTTACGCGTGTGTTCGAGACAGGTGAGCCGGAATACGGCTACGAACAGCGGATCAAGCCCCCTGACGGGTCTCAGCGCTGGCTCACACATAACGCGACCCCGCTGCTGGAGGATGGAGCGGTCGAGTACGTTGTCGTCGCGTTCGAGGACATCACGGAACTGAAACGTCGGGAGGAGCGGCTGAGCAGCCAGCATATGCAACGCGTCGAGTTCAGGGCCGACCGGTCGGCGGTACCGCGATCGCTCCGTGTCGAACACGGGGAACACCGGTTCGAGGTCGAATCCGTGGTCTCGCTACCCGACGGTGCGACGGTTCAGTACATGGGCACATCGGATCTGCCCGCAAGTGACTTCGTCACTGCCGTCGAGGAAGTGCCTCACTACGTCGACGTTCGTCTGCTCAGTACGATCGACGACTACAGTCGCATCGAGGCGCGTGCGGAGTCCGCGACGGTCGCGGAAGTCTTTCAGTCGCTCGGGGGACGCCCCCTCGACATCGTCGTGATGAAAGACGAGGTCCGATTTTCGGGTGTGCTTCCCGGAGATGTCGACTATCGACTGGCAGCGGACGGTATCGCGGAGTTTCACCCGGACATCGAGCTCGTCTCGGAGGAACTCGTCTACTCGCCGCATCTGCTGTACGATATCGTCGAATCTGCTCTCACAGACCGCCAGCTTGCGACTCTCGATGCGGCGTACTTTAGTGGCTACTTCGACTCGCCACGAACCAGCACCGGAGGGGAACTTGCAGAGCGCTTCGGCGTCACCCGGCAGACGTTCAACCAACATCTCCGAAAAGCTCAACAGGTGGTCTTTCGACATCTGTTCGAGAAATCAGCCATTGACGACACTGACTAG
- a CDS encoding HalOD1 output domain-containing protein: MSNDMIRSESQSTPSDDSLNQTTISFDETDDPASEIVLSIVEHVADLTDEDVTELPPLYDSVNPGALADLMSTPQSDDRSVDVSFRYQGCRVTVSSVGDVTIEEELQ; encoded by the coding sequence ATGAGTAACGACATGATTCGCTCAGAATCACAATCCACACCATCTGACGACTCTCTGAACCAGACGACCATATCGTTCGACGAGACTGACGACCCGGCGAGTGAGATCGTTCTCAGTATCGTAGAGCACGTGGCCGACCTCACCGATGAGGACGTCACGGAGTTACCGCCCCTATACGACAGCGTCAACCCCGGTGCGCTGGCCGATCTGATGTCCACACCTCAGTCCGATGACCGCTCTGTCGACGTTTCATTCCGGTATCAGGGCTGTCGGGTTACAGTCTCAAGTGTCGGGGACGTTACGATAGAAGAGGAGTTACAATGA
- a CDS encoding type IV pilin produces the protein MSHFFSDDCAQSSVIGTILLVAIVVILASVLGIFAIDLYQSAGDVEESPDVRFDAEQYGGDHDQFVRVYHMSGNTIEDLDTISVVVDGETVSETGADWSDSDEGLRSQSSLYIAADNGGFIADDNANFDNESDEEQLDPGTEISVIWNSADTDTSATLFEYEVEDR, from the coding sequence ATGTCACACTTTTTCTCAGATGACTGTGCTCAATCATCGGTCATCGGAACAATCCTACTAGTTGCGATAGTCGTAATCCTCGCCTCTGTACTCGGCATCTTCGCGATCGACCTGTACCAGAGCGCGGGCGACGTTGAGGAATCACCCGACGTGCGCTTTGATGCCGAACAGTACGGTGGGGACCACGATCAGTTCGTCCGCGTGTACCACATGAGTGGGAACACGATCGAGGACCTCGACACGATCTCGGTCGTCGTTGACGGTGAGACCGTCAGCGAAACGGGTGCCGACTGGTCGGACTCCGACGAGGGGCTTCGGTCACAGAGTTCGCTCTATATCGCCGCGGACAACGGCGGGTTCATCGCCGATGATAACGCGAATTTCGACAACGAAAGCGATGAAGAACAGTTAGACCCTGGCACCGAGATCAGTGTGATCTGGAACAGCGCCGACACCGACACGTCAGCGACGCTGTTCGAGTACGAAGTCGAAGATCGATAA
- a CDS encoding type IV pilin, whose product MNISDIYSDENAVSPVIGVILMVAITVILAAVIGAFVIGIGDEQQTVPQASWDASQTTEDFSHDDDTTFASLSVVEVEHQSGQSIDSSNIDITIDGNPAWGVEPSGDPETDDSVEALWSSGEISAGSTATVVLYDNDPSAGPVEEGDSVQYDDDADSITSPSEATELSSGETIRVVWTSDDGGDSSVLFDYEVN is encoded by the coding sequence ATGAACATCAGTGATATTTACTCTGATGAAAATGCTGTTTCTCCGGTTATCGGTGTCATCCTTATGGTCGCGATAACGGTTATTCTCGCGGCTGTAATTGGTGCGTTTGTCATTGGTATCGGTGATGAACAGCAAACGGTTCCACAAGCTAGTTGGGATGCCTCGCAAACGACAGAGGACTTCTCACATGATGATGACACAACTTTTGCCTCCCTGTCTGTAGTTGAAGTTGAACACCAATCTGGACAATCGATTGATAGTTCAAACATTGATATCACAATAGATGGCAACCCCGCTTGGGGCGTTGAGCCTAGTGGGGACCCCGAAACAGATGACAGTGTAGAAGCACTGTGGTCTAGTGGAGAAATATCCGCCGGAAGTACCGCTACTGTCGTACTATATGATAATGATCCCTCAGCAGGTCCTGTAGAAGAGGGAGACTCTGTACAGTACGATGACGATGCAGACTCAATTACCTCTCCCAGCGAGGCTACAGAGTTGTCATCAGGTGAGACGATACGTGTAGTCTGGACGTCAGACGATGGCGGGGATTCATCAGTGTTGTTCGATTACGAAGTCAATTAG
- a CDS encoding type IV pilin, with translation MDLKNVFETDGDERAVSPVIGVILMVAITVILAAVIGAFVIGIGGDQETVPQASFSSSQENTADDADDVVIDISHESGESIPEDNVDVTVDGESADDFEDVTTDSFGDPISAGSTYTITDDDDDFDGDETIRVVWTSDDGGDSSILYDFEVR, from the coding sequence ATGGATCTGAAAAACGTATTCGAAACGGACGGCGACGAACGCGCGGTTTCGCCGGTTATCGGCGTCATCCTAATGGTCGCGATAACGGTGATTCTCGCGGCTGTGATTGGGGCGTTCGTGATTGGTATTGGTGGCGATCAAGAGACAGTTCCCCAGGCAAGTTTCTCTAGTAGTCAAGAGAATACAGCAGATGACGCTGACGACGTAGTGATTGACATCTCGCATGAGAGTGGAGAGTCAATTCCAGAAGATAACGTCGATGTGACTGTAGACGGGGAATCAGCGGACGACTTTGAGGATGTTACCACAGACTCATTCGGTGATCCAATATCTGCAGGATCAACTTATACAATAACTGATGACGATGATGACTTTGATGGAGATGAGACCATCCGTGTCGTCTGGACGTCTGACGATGGAGGAGACTCCTCTATTCTATACGACTTTGAGGTTCGATAA
- a CDS encoding tyrosine-type recombinase/integrase → MNLKAHAQRDDMKVWLSQSEVNQLIDQAEGTQQRIAFSLGARCGLRSHEVLDAAPEHVVDTDAGTMLRVWHGKGDQYRETPVPRDLATTIRTIDDVRDQSASSSLLDITSTRSLRRWIQNAADRLQDETGDEGWNHLGFHDLRRTWATALASADVDALLVCDWGGWNDLETFLEHYRGTYSPEAQQRERGKVGWL, encoded by the coding sequence ATGAATCTCAAAGCCCACGCCCAACGCGACGACATGAAGGTCTGGCTCAGCCAGTCCGAAGTGAACCAACTGATCGACCAGGCGGAGGGCACCCAGCAGCGGATCGCCTTCTCGCTCGGGGCTCGCTGCGGACTCCGCTCTCACGAGGTCCTCGATGCTGCCCCGGAGCACGTCGTCGACACTGACGCCGGAACGATGCTGCGGGTCTGGCACGGGAAAGGCGACCAGTACCGCGAAACGCCAGTCCCGCGAGATCTCGCGACGACCATCCGCACGATCGACGACGTGCGCGACCAGAGCGCCAGCTCGTCGCTGCTGGACATCACGTCGACGCGCTCACTTCGGCGCTGGATTCAGAACGCCGCCGATCGCCTCCAGGACGAAACCGGTGACGAGGGGTGGAACCATCTCGGCTTTCACGATCTCCGGCGGACCTGGGCGACAGCGCTCGCCAGCGCCGACGTCGACGCCCTACTGGTCTGCGACTGGGGCGGCTGGAACGATCTGGAGACGTTTCTGGAGCACTATCGCGGGACGTACTCGCCGGAGGCCCAACAGCGAGAACGAGGAAAGGTCGGCTGGCTGTGA
- a CDS encoding AN1-type zinc finger domain-containing protein: protein MAACDICGETSSFDYSCRYCDGTFCNKHQLPERHNCVYLGSAKTLGPELRDFDGEAAHQRVSSDEGQTVDRREERDTTDCEGCGETIDASRTYCPDCRLELADIDQTDGPEVVVDNSPEPDSLANRTRNIDSDEEDGIQPWVVIGIFVLVVVMGASVGLFILL from the coding sequence ATGGCTGCGTGCGATATCTGCGGCGAAACGTCCTCGTTCGACTACTCATGTCGATACTGCGATGGGACGTTCTGTAATAAACATCAGTTGCCGGAACGGCACAACTGCGTATATCTCGGCAGTGCAAAGACGCTTGGGCCAGAGCTCAGGGACTTCGACGGAGAGGCAGCTCATCAGCGTGTATCCTCCGATGAGGGGCAGACTGTGGATCGACGAGAGGAACGAGACACAACCGACTGCGAAGGCTGTGGTGAGACGATTGACGCCAGTCGGACATACTGTCCAGATTGTCGACTGGAGCTGGCAGATATAGATCAGACTGATGGACCGGAAGTAGTGGTCGACAACTCTCCTGAGCCTGATTCGTTGGCGAACCGGACGCGAAATATCGACAGTGATGAGGAAGACGGGATACAGCCCTGGGTAGTGATCGGGATATTTGTTTTAGTGGTAGTGATGGGTGCGTCTGTTGGCCTGTTTATACTATTGTAG
- a CDS encoding DUF7563 family protein, with protein sequence MVGVLKLVTESDESATCRNCGAHVSEDFRRVFGDEDHVAHRCPECDTSRRLSRGSAAGVAVSVSDPERRPPTRRADQRRRRDRRRTARAYPAGGAGEVDR encoded by the coding sequence GTGGTCGGCGTGTTGAAACTCGTCACCGAGAGCGACGAGTCCGCCACCTGCCGGAACTGTGGAGCCCACGTCTCAGAGGATTTCCGGCGGGTGTTCGGCGACGAGGATCACGTCGCCCACCGCTGTCCAGAGTGCGATACCAGCCGCCGACTGAGCCGCGGGAGCGCCGCCGGGGTCGCGGTCTCGGTTAGCGATCCCGAAAGACGACCTCCGACTCGACGGGCTGATCAACGAAGACGGCGAGATCGACGGCGAACAGCACGCGCATATCCGGCGGGAGGGGCCGGGGAAGTGGACCGTTGA
- a CDS encoding 50S ribosomal protein L16, translated as MSEKPASMYRQIDKPSYTRREYMGGIPGSKIAQHQMGDLQADPDDYPVQISLVTEEAVQLRHGALESARLSANRHLIKEFGEGNYKMTLRKFPHQVLRENKQATGAGADRVSDGMRQSFGKIVGTAARIPEGDRIFTAWCDVDQAAEVKEAFRRSYNKLSPPCRIVVERGEEQLVA; from the coding sequence ATGTCCGAGAAACCCGCCTCTATGTATCGGCAGATAGACAAGCCCTCCTACACGCGCCGCGAGTATATGGGGGGCATTCCCGGCTCGAAGATCGCTCAGCATCAGATGGGCGACCTGCAGGCCGATCCCGATGACTACCCCGTCCAGATCAGTCTGGTCACCGAGGAAGCCGTCCAGCTCCGCCACGGCGCGCTCGAAAGTGCCCGTCTGTCCGCGAATCGCCACCTCATCAAGGAGTTCGGCGAGGGCAACTACAAGATGACCCTGCGGAAGTTCCCTCACCAGGTCCTGCGTGAGAACAAACAGGCAACCGGCGCAGGAGCCGACCGTGTCTCCGACGGGATGCGCCAGTCGTTCGGCAAGATCGTGGGGACCGCCGCCCGGATTCCCGAGGGGGACCGCATCTTCACCGCCTGGTGTGACGTCGATCAGGCCGCCGAGGTCAAAGAAGCCTTCCGACGGTCCTACAACAAGCTCTCGCCGCCGTGCCGGATCGTCGTCGAGCGTGGCGAAGAGCAACTCGTCGCCTGA
- a CDS encoding nucleoside phosphorylase: protein MAKQPHLLVEPGDLTDIALLPGDPGRVDRIAGQCENVETVAENREYKLINAEYDGTPVTICSTGIGSPSAAIAVEELAAVGVETFIRVGTTGALQSGIEIGDMVVATGAAKDEGTTGRYESETVPAVPEYDVLSALVDGAEANDEDVHIGPVATDDAFYAETEEYVEAWESAGVLAVEMEAAAIFTLARRKGLSAGAICTVDGNLVEGTQKGETDDDELPEKAKNNVERAITISLDAATSL from the coding sequence ATGGCAAAACAGCCTCACCTGCTCGTCGAACCGGGCGACCTGACCGATATCGCGCTCCTTCCGGGCGATCCGGGCCGTGTCGATCGGATTGCAGGTCAGTGTGAAAACGTCGAAACCGTTGCGGAAAACCGCGAGTACAAACTCATCAACGCAGAGTACGACGGCACACCCGTGACGATCTGTTCGACCGGAATCGGCTCGCCCTCTGCCGCAATTGCTGTCGAAGAACTCGCCGCGGTCGGCGTCGAGACGTTCATCCGTGTCGGGACGACCGGTGCACTCCAGTCGGGCATCGAGATCGGTGACATGGTCGTCGCCACTGGAGCAGCCAAAGACGAGGGGACCACCGGGCGCTACGAATCGGAAACCGTGCCAGCAGTCCCCGAGTACGATGTGCTCTCGGCACTCGTCGACGGCGCGGAAGCGAACGACGAGGACGTCCACATCGGCCCCGTCGCCACGGACGACGCCTTCTACGCCGAGACCGAGGAGTACGTCGAAGCATGGGAGTCGGCGGGTGTCCTCGCCGTCGAAATGGAGGCTGCTGCGATCTTTACCCTTGCCCGGCGGAAGGGGCTCTCCGCGGGGGCGATCTGTACCGTCGACGGTAACCTCGTCGAGGGCACTCAGAAAGGCGAGACCGACGACGACGAACTCCCTGAAAAAGCGAAAAACAACGTCGAGCGCGCGATCACGATCTCGCTCGACGCTGCGACGTCGCTGTAG
- a CDS encoding carbohydrate kinase family protein — protein sequence MIRVLSAGHVNWDVTLRVDELPEPDGESRIRAQSSGGGGSAANTAVALSSLDIDAGVLGSVGDDEHGQLVRDELDQRGVDLSALREIEGGTTAVKYLLIATNGTVAVLGNDGCNEAVGPADIDPARLDGIDHLHLTSQRPATARRLAELARAGDGTVSFDPGRRLPHRDFSGALSLADLVFCNDREASVVGELEPELRADCTLVVKQGSEGALALAGEEEYHHRGFGVDPVDTSGAGDAFAAGFLTEWLDGDDVNRCLAVGNACGALAAEQQGARTTPTREAVERLLDGNSRPTRG from the coding sequence ATGATCCGCGTATTGAGTGCTGGCCACGTCAACTGGGACGTCACGCTCCGGGTGGACGAGCTGCCGGAGCCGGACGGTGAGTCCCGGATCCGCGCCCAGTCGAGCGGCGGCGGGGGGAGCGCCGCGAACACGGCGGTCGCGCTGTCGAGTCTCGACATCGACGCGGGAGTTCTCGGAAGCGTCGGCGACGACGAGCACGGTCAGCTGGTTCGTGACGAACTGGACCAGCGCGGCGTTGATCTATCCGCACTCCGGGAGATCGAGGGAGGAACGACTGCGGTTAAGTACCTCCTGATCGCCACGAATGGCACCGTAGCGGTGCTGGGAAACGACGGCTGCAACGAAGCGGTGGGACCGGCGGACATCGACCCTGCTCGGCTCGACGGGATCGATCACCTTCACCTGACGAGCCAGCGTCCCGCAACGGCGCGTCGGCTGGCTGAACTCGCACGTGCAGGTGATGGAACCGTAAGCTTCGATCCTGGTCGGCGGCTCCCACACCGAGACTTTTCGGGCGCGCTCTCGCTCGCCGATCTGGTGTTCTGTAACGACCGCGAGGCCAGTGTCGTGGGTGAACTGGAGCCGGAACTACGGGCGGACTGCACGCTCGTCGTCAAGCAAGGAAGCGAGGGGGCACTGGCCCTCGCGGGCGAGGAGGAGTACCATCACAGGGGGTTCGGTGTCGATCCGGTCGACACGAGCGGCGCGGGAGACGCGTTTGCTGCCGGGTTTCTCACAGAATGGCTCGACGGCGACGATGTCAACCGATGCCTGGCGGTCGGTAACGCCTGCGGGGCGCTCGCAGCGGAGCAACAGGGGGCCAGGACGACCCCGACGCGAGAGGCAGTCGAACGACTTTTGGATGGCAACTCACGACCAACCAGAGGGTGA
- a CDS encoding DUF63 family protein — protein MVLPEGLAIPPLPYLVGLLVGSIGVAGLLYLLRPPVTNWTVAALAPWMATGGMLHGLEQLGTYPPAIAPLFEAPGVYLTLAIVTGLAWAVAELVAEIRPHGSADRRLGVIGTAVAITFGILSIYQGIGAGTFSPFWPVIAVVVSVVVTGAVWIAISVVFTESAAVTGPAGALVVAGHAFDGVTTAVGYDLLGAHERTPLSRYILEAGELLPTAELLGAGWLFVLVKVGLAAAIVVLFREFVKDDPVFARLMLAVVAAVGLGPAFNNLLLFTIGG, from the coding sequence ATGGTACTCCCCGAGGGCCTCGCAATCCCGCCGCTACCGTATCTGGTCGGGTTGCTCGTCGGGTCGATCGGCGTCGCCGGGCTGCTCTATCTGCTCCGGCCCCCAGTGACGAACTGGACCGTGGCGGCGTTAGCACCGTGGATGGCGACCGGTGGGATGCTCCACGGACTCGAACAGCTAGGGACGTATCCCCCGGCGATCGCACCGCTGTTCGAGGCACCCGGCGTCTATCTGACACTGGCGATCGTCACTGGGCTAGCGTGGGCGGTCGCGGAACTCGTAGCGGAAATTCGACCGCACGGCTCCGCAGACCGCCGGCTGGGTGTGATCGGCACGGCAGTTGCGATCACGTTCGGTATCCTCTCGATCTATCAGGGGATCGGTGCGGGGACGTTCTCGCCGTTCTGGCCGGTGATCGCCGTCGTCGTCTCGGTGGTCGTCACTGGCGCAGTCTGGATCGCGATCAGCGTGGTCTTCACCGAATCCGCCGCAGTCACCGGGCCAGCGGGGGCTCTCGTGGTCGCCGGGCACGCGTTCGACGGCGTCACGACGGCGGTCGGGTACGATCTCCTCGGAGCCCACGAACGGACGCCGCTGTCGCGATATATCCTGGAAGCTGGCGAACTGCTGCCGACCGCCGAACTACTCGGCGCTGGCTGGCTGTTCGTCCTCGTCAAGGTCGGGCTGGCGGCGGCCATCGTCGTCCTGTTCCGCGAGTTCGTCAAGGACGACCCCGTGTTCGCCCGCCTTATGCTGGCGGTCGTCGCTGCAGTCGGGCTCGGCCCGGCGTTCAACAACTTGCTGCTGTTCACGATTGGCGGATAA
- a CDS encoding ribose 1,5-bisphosphate isomerase, whose product MGMADERLVEAVGETANDIARMETRGAVAIATAAADALATQAIESQADSPTGLRAELADAARLLHDTRPTAVSLANALRYVLRDLDADSVKELEATVVDRATTFHTDVEAAQAKLGEIGANRLQDGDTVMTHCHSTDALACVEAAVADGKEISAIVKETRPRNQGHIAARELREMGVPVTLIVDSAARRHLPDVDHVVVGADSIAADGSVINKVGTSGLAVLAREQGSQIMVAAATIKLHPDTLTGSTVEIEQRAETEVLGPDERAAIEEVQTAGDLPPLAVDNPAFDVTPPRYVDAIVTERGQFPPESIVTLMRELFGESVERPWEPPAEIVSRDE is encoded by the coding sequence ATGGGTATGGCTGACGAGCGACTCGTCGAGGCGGTCGGGGAGACGGCGAACGATATCGCGCGGATGGAGACGAGGGGTGCCGTCGCGATTGCGACTGCCGCCGCCGACGCGCTGGCGACCCAGGCTATCGAAAGCCAGGCAGATAGTCCCACAGGGCTACGTGCTGAACTCGCCGACGCTGCCCGGTTGCTCCACGACACCCGACCGACTGCGGTGAGTTTGGCGAACGCGCTCCGATACGTGCTACGGGATCTCGATGCCGACTCGGTAAAGGAACTCGAAGCAACTGTCGTCGATCGAGCCACGACATTTCATACGGACGTCGAAGCCGCACAGGCAAAGCTCGGCGAGATCGGAGCGAACCGGCTCCAGGACGGTGATACGGTGATGACACACTGTCACTCGACCGACGCGCTCGCCTGTGTCGAAGCAGCAGTCGCGGACGGCAAAGAAATCAGTGCAATCGTCAAGGAGACGCGCCCACGGAATCAGGGCCATATCGCCGCGAGGGAGCTCCGGGAGATGGGCGTGCCGGTAACACTGATCGTGGACAGCGCGGCCCGACGACACCTCCCGGACGTCGATCACGTGGTCGTCGGGGCCGACAGCATTGCTGCAGACGGCTCGGTGATCAACAAGGTTGGAACGAGTGGGCTAGCAGTGCTCGCACGCGAGCAGGGTTCCCAGATCATGGTCGCCGCGGCGACGATCAAACTCCACCCGGACACGCTGACGGGATCGACGGTCGAGATCGAACAGCGGGCGGAGACAGAAGTACTCGGACCCGATGAACGTGCTGCGATAGAGGAGGTTCAGACGGCAGGTGATTTGCCTCCGCTCGCCGTCGACAACCCGGCCTTCGACGTGACGCCGCCGCGATACGTCGACGCGATCGTGACAGAACGGGGTCAGTTCCCGCCCGAGAGCATCGTCACGCTGATGCGGGAGCTGTTCGGCGAGAGCGTCGAGCGACCGTGGGAACCCCCGGCAGAGATTGTTTCGAGGGATGAGTAA
- the deoC gene encoding deoxyribose-phosphate aldolase — protein sequence MEYPEFPARIDHTVLGPETTSSDVYQVLDEAQEYGMNACIPHCYVAEAVEYAPPVRLVTVVGFPHGQTATETKVRAATSAVASGADEIDVVANIGRFKHGEEEAVLDELHEIVAAVSEPVKVIIETALLTDEERDRLSELAVEADADYLKTSTGFASGGATIPDVEAMSEYLPVKASGGIGSYETALEFVDAGAERIGASNGEKIAAEYRESAGQ from the coding sequence ATGGAGTACCCCGAGTTTCCCGCACGCATCGATCACACAGTACTCGGCCCGGAAACGACCAGCTCGGACGTCTATCAGGTCCTCGACGAGGCCCAAGAGTACGGAATGAACGCCTGTATCCCCCACTGTTACGTCGCCGAGGCGGTCGAGTACGCACCTCCGGTTCGACTGGTTACAGTGGTTGGCTTCCCACACGGTCAGACTGCGACCGAAACCAAGGTTCGGGCAGCGACGAGTGCGGTTGCCAGCGGAGCCGACGAAATAGACGTCGTCGCTAACATCGGCCGCTTCAAACATGGCGAGGAAGAGGCGGTCCTCGACGAGTTGCACGAGATCGTCGCCGCTGTCAGCGAGCCTGTCAAGGTCATCATCGAGACGGCTCTGCTCACTGACGAGGAACGCGATCGGCTCTCGGAACTGGCCGTCGAGGCCGATGCCGACTACCTGAAAACATCGACCGGGTTCGCGTCCGGCGGCGCGACGATTCCCGACGTCGAGGCGATGAGCGAGTACCTGCCGGTCAAAGCGAGTGGCGGTATCGGGAGCTACGAGACAGCACTCGAATTCGTCGACGCGGGCGCTGAACGGATCGGCGCGAGTAACGGGGAGAAAATCGCCGCCGAGTACCGCGAGTCGGCGGGTCAGTAG